Proteins from one Esox lucius isolate fEsoLuc1 chromosome 19, fEsoLuc1.pri, whole genome shotgun sequence genomic window:
- the bicd1a gene encoding protein bicaudal D homolog 1 isoform X4, whose product MGRLLELQTELKLSRSLASNASNESERLNAVLQERRESTEVLELQRSRMREEIREYKFREARLLQDYTELEEENITLQKQVSTLKQNQVEYEGLKHEIKVLEEETVLLNSQLDDALRLKDISQSQLEEALDALKSEREQKNSLRKELAHHITLSDSMYGPGAHLALTATVDGLKFANEEVGSNGTALPNGASGNEDSNGHCNGHLGLAKMNGDYRLTRKGEGLHGPVSDLFSELSLSEMQKLKQQLLQVEREKSSLLMNLQESQTQLQHTQGALKEQSERVHQLTEHVSAVRRLHGDKEVSDAQESEKPDGPLSPGRLDNHGIEILECKYKVAVTEVIDLKAELKALKEKYNQRVEGQGEELSSGDGKIQALEQSCREARDRMAFLEAELKAATGVATESHGMLNAAQDELVTFSEELAQLYHHVCLCNNETPNRVMLDYYRQSRNTRSGSLKGPEDPRALLSPRLARRLAAVNAGLSESPRGPADSPSKDPPGRDNGAAGRESPAPDGQGCPTHSPTGSPVMNHSNGPPSSAPMPFEAGGDLRKEPMNIYNLNAIIRDQIKHLQRAVDRSLQLSRQRAAARELAPLFDKDKEACLEEILKLKSLLSTKREQIATLRLVLKANKQTAEVALANLKSKYENEKCMVTETMMKLRNELKALKEDAATFSSLRAMFATRCDEYVTQLDEMQRQLAAAEDEKKTLNSLLRMAIQQKLALTQRLEDLEFDHEQTHDRSRGAKVPKIKTSPPKVSRRAALTAPPSPTMRHNPPSSSSHAFTSSLTLCSPPSLELAPSYNPWSASDGGSSQSSYLASSLPPLGHPQWSLGTQPFTVDPESPTLEFCRLITSRDSGPQYPSSAPASPYRSPIPKAWQHLSPGLVRTRTQIDAPRPSALAASPNNPVLPTCCSQMPQP is encoded by the exons AGTACAGAGGTGCTGGAACTGCAGCGGAGCAGAATGCGGGAGGAGATCAGGGAGTACAAGTTTCGCGAGGCGCGACTCCTACAGGATTACacagagctggaggaggagaacatCACCCTACAGAAACAAGTGTCTACCCTCAAACAGAACCAG GTGGAGTACGAGGGGCTGAAGCATGAGATCAAGGTTCTGGAGGAGGAGACGGTGCTGCTGAACAGCCAGCTGGATGATGCTCTGCGTCTGAAGGACATCTCTCAGTCCCAGCTGGAGGAAGCCCTGGATGCCCTGAAGAGTGAGAGGGAGCAGAAGAACAGCCTGAGGAAAGAGCTGGCCCACCACATCACCCTCAGCGACAGCATGTACGGGCCTGGAGCCCACCTGGCCCTCACGGCCACCGTCGATGGGCTCAAGTTCGCCAATGAAGAGGTCGGCAGTAATGGAACAGCCCTGCCTAATGGTGCCAGTGGGAATGAGGATAGCAATGGCCACTGTAACGGACACCTGGGATTGGCTAAGATGAATGGTGACTACCGGCTGACcaggaagggggaggggcttCACGGACCTGTTTCAGACCTCTTCAGCGAACTCAGCCTGTCTGAGATGCAGAAGCTGAAACAGCAGCTCCTTCAG GTGGAGCGCGAGAAGTCGAGCCTCCTGATGAATCTGCAGGAGTCCCAGACCCagctgcagcacacgcaaggtgcCCTGAAGGAGCAGAGCGAGCGCGTCCACCAGCTCACCGAGCACGTCAGCGCCGTGAGGCGACTCCACGGTGACAAGGAGGTGTCTGACGCTCAGGAGTCGGAGAAGCCGGACGGGCCGCTCTCCCCCGGTCGCCTCGACAACCACGGCATTGAGATCCTGGAGTGTAAGTACAAGGTGGCAGTAACCGAGGTGATCGACCTGAAGGCGGAGCTAAAAGCCCTGAAGGAGAAGTATAACCAGCGCGTAGAAGGCCAGGGGGAGGAGCTGAGTAGCGGCGATGGGAAGATCCAGGCCCTGGAGCAGAGCTGCCGCGAAGCCCGCGACAGGATGGCCTTCCTGGAGGCGGAACTGAAGGCGGCGACGGGCGTGGCCACGGAGAGTCACGGCATGCTGAACGCCGCGCAGGACGAGCTGGTGACGTTCAGCGAGGAGCTGGCCCAGCTCTACCATCACGTGTGCCTGTGCAACAACGAGACGCCCAATCGCGTCATGCTGGACTACTACCGCCAGAGCCGGAACACGCGCAGCGGCAGCCTGAAGGGCCCCGAGGACCCCCGAGCCCTGCTCTCCCCCCGCCTGGCCAGGCGCCTCGCCGCCGTCAACGCTGGCCTCTCCGAGTCCCCCCGGGGCCCCGCGGACTCCCCCTCCAAAGACCCCCCAGGTCGGGACAACGGGGCGGCGGGTCGAGAGTCGCCAGCCCCGGATGGCCAGGGCTGTCCCACCCACTCCCCCACGGGCTCCCCAGTCATGAACCACTCCAACGGACCCCCCTCCTCCGCCCCCATGCCCTTCGAGGCCGGCGGAGACCTGCGGAAGGAGCCCATGAATATCTACAACCTGAACGCCATCATCCGGGATCAGATCAAACACCTGCAGAGGGCCGTGGACCGCTCACTCCAGCTGTCCCGTCAGAGGGCAGCCGCCCGGGAGCTGGCACCCTTGTTCGACAAAGACAAGGAGGCCTGCTTGGAGGAGATCCTGAAGCTCAAGTCCCTCCTGAGCACCAAGAGGGAGCAGATTGCAACGCTGAGGCTGGTGCTCAAAGCCAACAAACAG ACTGCCGAGGTGGCACTCGCCAATCTGAAGAGCAAGTATGAGAATGAGAAGTGCATGGTGACGGAGACCATGATGAAGCTGAGGAACGAGCTGAAGGCTCTGAAGGAGGATGCTGCCACCTTCTCCTCTCTCAGGGCCATGTTTGCCACCAG GTGCGACGAGTACGTGACTCAGCTGGATGAGATGCAGAGGCAGCTGGCGGCGGCGGAGGATGAGAAGAAGACCCTGAACTCCCTGCTCCGCATGGCCATCCAGCAGAAGCTGGCCCTGACCCAGCGCCTGGAGGACCTGGAGTTCGACCACGAGCAGACTCACGACCGCAGCCGAGGCGCCAAGGTGCCCAAGATCAAGACCAGCCCGCCCAAAGTAAGTCGACGAGCCGCCCTCACTGCCCCCCCCAGCCCCACCATGAGACATAACCCCCCCTCCTCCAGCTCCCATGCCTTCACCAGCTCCCTGACCCTCTGCAGCCCGCCCTCCCTGGAGCTGGCCCCTTCCTACAACCCCTGGTCGGCCTCAGATGGAGGATCGTCCCAGTCCTCGTACTTGGCCTCATCCCTTCCTCCCCTGGGTCACCCCCAGTGGTCCCTGGGCACTCAGCCCTTCACCGTTGACCCGGAGTCGCCGACTTTAGAATTCTGTAGACTCATTACCAGTCGAGATTCTGGCCCGCAATATCCTAGCTCTGCCCCCGCGTCTCCGTATCGATCACCCATTCCCAAGGCTTGGCAACACTTGTCGCCAGGGTTGGTGAGAACTCGAACTCAAATAGACGCGCCTCGCCCCTCTGCTTTGGCCGCATCTCCCAACAACCCTGTCCTTCCCACCTGCTGTTCCCAGATGCCTCAACCCTGA